A window of the Zootoca vivipara chromosome 14, rZooViv1.1, whole genome shotgun sequence genome harbors these coding sequences:
- the ONECUT1 gene encoding hepatocyte nuclear factor 6 encodes MNTQLAMETLGDLHGVSHEPGPDLLRSAHHRGGGGGQSNPLAHGARPLGMAALLDGGDYAHHRSGAEHPLGGPLHPTITMACETPPGLSMSSTYTTLTPLQPLPPISTVADKFPHHHHHHHHPSQHPHHPHQRLSGNVSGSFTLMRDERSLAASMNNLYSPYHAKDVPGMGQRLSPLSGSGLGGLHGSQQGLPHYAHPGAAAEKMLAPNGYEAHHPALLARHGEQHLTPTSAPGMGPLHGIPHHPHTHLSAPGHGQILGAGPREAHPGAAAAGAAAAASGQVNGGGSGSGQMEEINTKEVAQRITTELKRYSIPQAIFAQRVLCRSQGTLSDLLRNPKPWSKLKSGRETFRRMWKWLQEPEFQRMSALRLAACKRKEQEHGKDKTNTPKKPRLVFTDVQRRTLHAIFKENKRPSKDLQITISQQLGLELSTVSNFFMNARRRSLDKWQEEGSSSSGNSSSSSSTCTKA; translated from the exons ATGAACACTCAACTGGCGATGGAGACTCTGGGCGACCTCCACGGGGTGAGCCATGAGCCGGGCCCCGACCTGCTCCGGAGCGCCCATcaccgcggcggcggcggcggccagagCAACCCCTTGGCCCACGGCGCTCGCCCGCTGGGCATGGCCGCCCTCCTGGACGGAGGGGACTACGCACACCACCGGAGCGGCGCGGAGCACCCTTTGGGCGGCCCTCTGCACCCCACCATCACCATGGCTTGCGAGACCCCGCCTGGCCTGAGCATGAGCAGCACCTACACCACCCTGACGCCCTTGCAGCCGCTCCCGCCCATCTCCACCGTCGCGGACAAattcccccaccatcaccaccaccaccaccacccgtctCAGCACCCTCATCATCCTCACCAGCGGCTGTCGGGCAACGTGAGCGGGAGCTTCACCCTCATGCGGGACGAAAGGAGCCTGGCCGCGTCCATGAACAACCTGTACTCGCCCTACCACGCCAAAGACGTCCCCGGCATGGGGCAGCGCCTCTCTCCGCTCTCCGGCTCCGGCCTGGGCGGGCTGCACGGCTCCCAGCAAGGGCTCCCCCACTACGCTCACCCGGGAGCCGCCGCCGAGAAGATGCTGGCCCCCAACGGCTACGAAGCGCATCACCCTGCCCTGCTGGCCAGGCACGGCGAGCAGCACCTGACGCCGACCTCTGCTCCTGGCATGGGGCCTCTCCACGGGATCCCGCACCACCCCCACACCCACCTGAGCGCGCCGGGCCACGGGCAGATCCTGGGTGCCGGGCCCCGGGAAGCCCACccgggagcggcggcggcgggagcagcggcggcggcctccGGGCAGGTCAACGGCGGCGGTAGCGGCTCCGGGCAGATGGAGGAGATCAACACCAAAGAAGTCGCCCAGAGGATCACCACCGAGCTCAAGCGCTACAGCATCCCGCAAGCCATCTTCGCCCAGCGCGTCCTCTGCCGCTCCCAGGGGACGCTCTCGGACCTGCTGAGGAACCCCAAGCCCTGGAGCAAGCTTAAGTCCGGCAGAGAGACTTTCCGCAGGATGTGGAAGTGGCTACAGGAGCCCGAATTCCAGAGGATGTCCGCGCTCAGGCTGGCAG CTTGCAAACGGAAAGAGCAAGAGCATGGGAAGGACAAAACTAACACCCCCAAGAAGCCCAGGTTGGTCTTTACGGACGTCCAGCGCCGGACTCTACATGCAATATTCAAGGAAAACAAGCGCCCTTCCAAAGATTTGCAAATCACCATTTCACAGCAGTTGGGTCTGGAGCTCAGCACGGTCAGTAACTTTTTCATGAACGCGCGACGAAGGAGCCTGGATAAGTGGCAAGAGGAGGGCAGCTCCAGTTCAGGCAACTCATCTTCCTCATCAAGCACTTGTACCAAAGCGTAA